A single window of Ovis canadensis isolate MfBH-ARS-UI-01 breed Bighorn chromosome 15, ARS-UI_OviCan_v2, whole genome shotgun sequence DNA harbors:
- the ACCS gene encoding 1-aminocyclopropane-1-carboxylate synthase-like protein 1 isoform X3, whose product MNTMRTKTPVASLTWAPVRTNSALTCCLDGMGMRMLFLACPCPCPCSPMSSPWIERPQCCVNTGAHERVQPSVLLSPLCPQLSQSDMLHLEPALLQYPDWRGHLFLREEVARFLSFYCRSPAPLKPENVVVLNGCASLFSALATVLCEAGEAFLIPAPYYGAITQHVYLYGNVRLVCVYLDSEVTGLETRPFQLTVEKLEMALQGANSEGVKVKGLILINPQNPLGDVYSPGELQEYLEFAKRHELHVMVDEVYMLSVFEESAGYRSVLSLERLPDPQRTHVMWATSKDFGMSGLRFGTLYTENRAVATAVASLCRYHGLSGLVQYQMAQLLRDRDWINQVYLPENHARLKAAHTYVSEDLRALGIPFVSHGAGFFIWVDLRKYLPEATFEEEVLLWRRFLENKVLLSFGKAFECKEPGWFRLVFSDKTHRLRLGMQRVRQVLEGQPQLADGAPPRQIQEPRGPHR is encoded by the exons GGCATCATTAACTTGGGCACCAGTGAGAACAAACTCTGCTTTGACCTGCTGTCTAGACGG aatgggCATGAGAATGCTGTTCctggcctgcccctgcccctgcccctgttcTCCGATGAGCAGCCCTTGGATTGAGAGGCCCCAGTGCTGCGTGAATACGGGTGCCCATGAGCGGGTGCAGCCCTCAGTCCTGCTGTCCCCTCTCTGTCCCCAGCTGAGTCAGAGTGACATGCTGCACTTGGAGCCGGCCCTGTTGCAGTACCCCGACTGGAGGGGACATCTGTT CCTCCGGGAGGAAGTGGCCAGGTTCCTGTCTTTCTACTGCAGAAGCCCCGCACCCCTTAAACCAGAGAAT GTGGTGGTTCTGAACGGCTGtgcctctctcttctctgctctgGCCACGGTGCTGTGTGAGGCGGGGG AGGCTTTCCTGATCCCTGCCCCTTACTATGGAGCCATCACGCAGCACGTGTATCTCTATGGCAACGTCCGACTGGTCTGTGTCTATCTGGACAGTGAG GTCACTGGGCTGGAAACGCGCCCCTTCCAGCTCACAGTGGAGAAGCTGGAGATGGCCCTGCAAGGAGCTAATTCTGAG GGTGTGAAGGTCAAAGGCCTCATCCTCATCAACCCCCAGAATCCTCTGGGTGACGTCTATTCCCCAGGGGAGCTGCAGGAGTACCTTGAGTTTGCCAAGAG GCATGAGCTGCACGTGATGGTGGACGAGGTCTACATGCTGTCTGTGTTTGAGGAGTCTGCTGGGTACCGCAGTGTCCTGAGCCTGGAAAG GCTGCCTGACCCCCAGAGGACCCACGTGATGTGGGCGACTAGCAAG GACTTCGGGATGTCTGGGCTCCGCTTCGGCACGTTGTACACGGAAAACCGGGCCGTGGCCACGGCGGTGGCCTCCCTCTGCCGCTATCACGGCCTCAGCGGCCTGGTCCAGTATCAGATGGCACAGCTGCTCCGGGACCGTG ACTGGATCAACCAAGTGTATCTGCCGGAAAACCACGCCCGGCTCAAGGCTGCCCACACCTATGTCTCAGAGGACCTCCGGGCCCTGGGTATCCCCTTTGTGAGCCATGGGGCCGGCTTCTTCATCTGGGTCGACTTGAGGAAG TACCTGCCCGAGGCCACCTTTGAGGAGGAGGTGCTACTCTGGCGTCGATTTTTGGAGAACAAGGTGCTGCTGTCCTTCGGCAAAGCCTTCGAGTGCAAAGAGCCTGGCTGGTTCCGCTTGGTCTTCTCCGACAAGACCCACCGGCTTCGCCTGG GGATGCAGAGGGTCCGACAGGTGCTTGAGGGCCAACCCCAGCTGGCAGACGGCGCCCCTCCCCGCCAGATCCAGGAGCCACGAGGCCCCCACAGGTGA